A region of Nostoc sp. 'Peltigera membranacea cyanobiont' N6 DNA encodes the following proteins:
- a CDS encoding LysR substrate-binding domain-containing protein, whose amino-acid sequence MAGMTLEQLKIFLAVAQHLHFTRAAEELYITQPAVSAAIHNLEQEYGVKLFHRIGRHIEIAEAGKLLQVEAQKILDQVSLTERGLRELNNLQRGELKLGSSLTIGNYWLPSKISEFKSLYPGIQIDCSLANTEDICLGTATGQFDLGLVEGDIKPALQSTLEYEIVGSDRLQIVVGQKHPWFEWGEIDLSQLTKTVWVMREPGSGTQQRFEEALLNWGINLSELDVILVFNSGEMTKAAIEDGVGAIGISELMVKKEIQLGTLRAIRVIDNREGKGAMPTAGYAYAEIVRPFFKLKHRQRFQTALSKVFEQMLISSMLDSSHQHNISII is encoded by the coding sequence ATGGCAGGAATGACGCTTGAACAGCTAAAAATCTTTCTAGCTGTGGCGCAGCACTTACACTTTACTCGCGCCGCCGAGGAGCTTTATATTACACAACCTGCCGTCAGTGCAGCAATCCACAACTTAGAGCAAGAATATGGTGTGAAGCTATTCCATCGGATTGGTCGCCATATCGAGATTGCTGAAGCAGGTAAATTACTGCAAGTGGAAGCGCAGAAAATTCTCGATCAAGTTTCCTTAACAGAAAGGGGATTGCGAGAATTGAACAATCTGCAACGGGGTGAATTGAAATTAGGATCGAGTCTGACAATTGGTAACTACTGGCTACCAAGTAAGATTAGTGAGTTTAAGAGCCTATATCCCGGTATCCAGATTGACTGTAGCCTTGCCAATACAGAGGATATTTGTCTCGGAACGGCCACAGGACAGTTTGATTTAGGTTTGGTAGAAGGAGATATCAAGCCAGCCCTCCAGAGTACTCTAGAGTATGAAATAGTAGGGAGCGATCGCTTGCAAATTGTCGTCGGTCAAAAACATCCTTGGTTTGAGTGGGGAGAAATCGACCTAAGCCAATTGACTAAAACTGTTTGGGTGATGCGAGAACCAGGTTCTGGAACCCAGCAAAGGTTTGAAGAAGCTTTACTAAATTGGGGAATCAATCTCAGCGAACTAGATGTAATTTTAGTGTTCAATAGTGGGGAGATGACAAAAGCAGCGATCGAAGATGGTGTCGGTGCGATCGGAATTTCTGAGTTAATGGTAAAAAAAGAAATACAACTAGGAACCCTGCGGGCAATTCGAGTCATTGATAATAGAGAGGGTAAAGGTGCGATGCCTACGGCAGGCTATGCCTACGCAGAAATAGTTAGACCTTTTTTCAAACTCAAGCATCGTCAGCGTTTTCAAACTGCTCTTTCCAAAGTATTTGAACAAATGTTGATATCGTCTATGTTAGATAGTTCACATCAACATAATATATCGATTATTTAA
- a CDS encoding cadmium resistance transporter: MSDLVTAITTGITAFTATNIDDIVILTLLFSQISKTFRSRHILAGQYLGFAALIVASLPGFFGGMIIPQDWIRLLGLMPIIIGVSGLLKRQEDSAEEAEEETEPSCPSIVSSFLSPQTCNVAAIAFANGSDNISVYVPLFANSELDSLLIILSVFFSLVGVWCYTAYKLTYLPAIANFLTENGNTFVPCILIGLGVFIVTENVTWTLLSVVSSYIFSLILSFNTHSSSQEQEKLSI; encoded by the coding sequence ATGAGCGATTTAGTAACTGCAATTACCACAGGGATTACCGCATTCACTGCCACCAACATCGATGATATTGTCATTCTGACGTTGCTTTTTTCACAAATAAGTAAAACGTTTCGCAGTCGTCACATCCTCGCTGGTCAGTATCTCGGTTTTGCTGCATTGATCGTTGCTAGCCTTCCCGGTTTTTTCGGTGGAATGATTATACCGCAGGACTGGATTAGACTACTTGGTTTAATGCCAATAATCATTGGTGTCAGTGGTTTACTAAAACGCCAAGAGGATTCAGCAGAGGAAGCCGAAGAAGAAACCGAGCCGTCTTGTCCCTCTATAGTTAGTAGTTTTCTCTCTCCGCAAACTTGCAACGTAGCGGCGATCGCTTTTGCCAATGGTAGTGATAATATCAGTGTCTACGTACCTCTGTTTGCCAACTCGGAATTAGATAGTCTGCTAATTATCCTAAGTGTATTCTTCTCGCTAGTGGGTGTATGGTGTTACACCGCTTACAAGTTAACCTACTTACCTGCGATCGCAAACTTCTTAACTGAAAATGGCAACACTTTTGTGCCTTGTATCTTAATTGGATTGGGTGTGTTTATTGTCACAGAAAATGTTACCTGGACTCTTTTATCTGTAGTTTCTAGTTATATATTCTCATTAATTTTAAGTTTCAATACTCATTCATCGAGTCAAGAACAAGAAAAACTAAGTATCTAG